A region from the Mya arenaria isolate MELC-2E11 chromosome 2, ASM2691426v1 genome encodes:
- the LOC128224966 gene encoding ribosome biogenesis protein BMS1 homolog, protein MEEKGREKAHRKRQAGPKAAKKKSKSDHEQELTAQQRNPRAFSIQHAKKALKTVQRTQDLKTKKQHIPVVDRTPDEPPPIIVGVVGPPKVGKTTLLRCVVKNFTRQRLTKIQGPVTVVSGKQRRLTLIECNNDICSMIDIAKVADLVLLLVDASFGFEMETFEFLNICQVHGFPRIMGVLTHLDTFRDSKRLRKTKKRLKHRFWTEVYQGAKLFYLSGMVNEEYQKTEVHNLCRFISVMKFRPLVWRTTHPYILADRMEDITDPETVRQRKKADRNISLYGYLHGTHMKNNINVHIPGCGDFPVHDIQFLSDPCPTPNRNKEKRRTLSDRERMIYAPMSGVGGIVYDKDAVYIDLGGSHSHHEPQKPDDESEPINELVSSLMGLSNPLDEKMTNSEVALYSQGIQRGAGHRAPQLETVEMESGRVRRRAMFEGDKVDDEDNDDSESGDSSDDDDDDDDDDGDQEEEKDVREIKKLKQIPKGKKFDQEEEDLAFADTDDELNPSDFHPNIKSKAEKSIKSTDNDSSSESDSEEMHVDKGNTAAKTTVQTESDLDDSESSESDSNASDSDMDAEEVQTADFKKVAKKSSASNKTGNFVSNTSKLQKTQTSSSADKTKKSIHSADSKTQMLSDLDSKSGVNKYDSDESELSSEEEMENDDSEDNLKVSEKSDMETSETLNVKERKDIENANMKGMYTKTSDSGVNKAGDGNDVRSKLLQLSKETYTRELTVERSVPQEEGHIGELERAIRGDHRRAAESQAEQHPDEESFRWKSDLAGQAASNFRQRQADRINYRKLIYGKDEEEERPEGEDEDEIGGLFRVLKQKSEAQTNSRLSINSTDCTKCHVHNASVDAVEQLREMIADCFVTGKWEENQDAAALLEKDDEMYGDFEDLETGESHTGAEPPVAGSSNDNEGGDEQGDNTGEEEKPVPKKKSEMSGEERRAEKKRKLKEMFDTTYDMKGDTEFYDNWKEEMANQAKMNKSVFEDMEDDLRVQYEGFRAGMYVRVEIHGVPCEFVTNFDPSYPLIIGGLLSVENNVGYVQTRFKKHRWHKRILKNQNPLIFSLGWRRFQSMPLYSIQDHNMRNRLLKYTPEHMHCQASFWGPITPQGTGLLAVENVAQVTADFRIAGTGVILELDKSMQIVKKLKLTGTPLKIYKKTAFIQGMFNSTLEVAKFEGASIRTVSGIRGQIKKAAKTPEGAYRATFEDKILLSDIVFLRTWFPVEVPQFYNPVTSLLLPHDQKHTWTGLKTVGQLRREKNVKAKFSTDSIYKTVERKSRTYTPLSIPKSLQKTLPFKDTPKVIAAQKDTVKRVAIIREPHEAKVDKMVSMLRKLHEHKNRTQHQNMRERASKHQKIREKSDGARMQRQKEVKKNVFRMLGKMEKRKNKHNRD, encoded by the exons ATGGAAGAAAAAGGGAGGGAAAAGGCCCATCGCAAGCGGCAGGCCGGGCCAAAAGCTGCAAAGAAGAAATCCAAAAGTGACCATGAACAAGAACTTACCGCCCAGCAACGAAACCCAAGGGCCTTCTCTATTCAACATGCTAAGAAGGCTCTGAAAACTGTCCAGAG GACACAGGATCTGAAGACCAAAAAGCAGCACATTCCTGTAGTTGACCGCACCCCAGATGAGCCTCCACCAATAATTGTAGGTGTGGTAGGGCCTCCAAAGGTTGGCAAGACTACGCTTCTCAGATGTGTGGTGAAAAACTTCACCCGACAGAGGCTTACCAAGATCCAGGGTCCAGTGACTGTGGTGTCCGGGAAACAAAGACGCCTCACATTGATTGAGTGCAACAATGATATCTGCTCCATGATTGACATTGCCAAAGTTGCAGATCTG GTTCTGTTGCTGGTTGATGCCAGTTTTGGGTTTGAGATGGAGACATTCGAGTTCCTGAACATCTGCCAGGTTCATGGTTTCCCACGTATCATGGGCGTACTGACCCACCTGGACACTTTCAGAGACAGCAAGAGGCTCCGCAAGACAAAGAAGCGGCTTAAACACAGGTTCTGGACTGAAGTCTACCAG GGTGCGAAGCTGTTTTACCTGTCTGGGATGGTGAATGAGGAATACCAGAAGACTGAGGTACACAACCTGTGTCGCTTCATCTCTGTAATGAAGTTCCGACCCCTGGTGTGGAGGACCACACATCCTTACATCCTCGCAGACAG AATGGAAGACATTACAGACCCTGAGACAGTTCGACAGAGGAAGAAAGCCGACCGCAACATCTCCTTGTATGGTTACCTACACGGTACacatatgaaaaacaacatcaatgTGCACATCCCAGGGTGCGGGGATTTCCCTGTACATGACATTCAGTTTTTGTCTGATCCCTGCCCCACCCCCAACAGGAACAAGGAAAAGCGGCGTACCCTAAGTGACAGAGAGCGAATGATATATGCCCCCATGTCCGGTGTTGGGGGTATTGTGTATGATAAAGATGCTGTGTACATTGACCTTGGTGGAAGCCACTCACATCATGAACCTCAGAAG CCTGATGATGAGTCCGAGCCGATCAATGAGCTGGTGTCATCCCTGATGGGGCTCAGTAACCCTCTGGATGAGAAGATGACCAACAGTGAGGTAGCACTGTACTCCCAGGGCATACAGCGTGGGGCTGGACACAG AGCGCCTCAGCTAGAGACAGTGGAGATGGAGTCTGGGCGAGTGAGGCGACGGGCCATGTTTGAAGGTGACAAAGTTGATGATGAAGACAACGATGACAGTGAGAGTGGAGACagcagtgatgatgatgatgatgatgatgatgatgatggtgatcaGGAGGAGGAAAAAGATGTTAGGgaaatcaagaaattaaaacaG ATCCCAAAAGGGAAGAAATTCGATCAGGAGGAAGAAGATTTGGCATTTGCTGACACAGATGATGAACTAAACCCTAGTGATTTTCATCCAAATATTAAATCTAAAGCGGAAAAGAGTATCAAATCTACTGACAATGATTCTAGCAGTGAAAGTGACAGTGAGGAGATGCATGTAGATAAGGGTAACACTGCAGCAAAAACTACTGTCCAAACTGAGAGTGATCTTGATGATTCGGAAAGTAGTGAAAGTGACAGTAATGCTAGTGATTCAGACATGGATGCTGAAGAAGTTCAGACTGCTGATTTTAAGAAAGTAGCCAAGAAATCTAGTGCCAGTAATAAAACTGGAAATTTTGTGTCAAACACAAGTAAATTGCAAAAAACTCAGACTAGTTCTAGTGCAGACAAAACAAAGAAGTCTATACACTCCGCAGATAGTAAAACTCAAATGTTATCCGATTTAGATTCTAAGAGTGGTGTTAACAAATATGACAGTGATGAATCTGAGTTGAGCTCTGAAGAAGAAATGGAAAATGATGACTCTGAAGACAATTTGAAAGTAAGTGAGAAATCAGATATGGAAACAAGTGAAACACTGAATGTAAAGGAGAGAAAAGACattgaaaatgcaaacatgaagggaatgtatacaaaaacaagTGACTCTGGTGTAAATAAAGCAGGAGATGGAAATGATGTGCGGAGTAAACTCTTGCAGCTGTCCAAGGAGACATACACACGGGAGTTGACAGTGGAGAGAAGTGTCCCACAGGAGGAGGGGCACATCGGGGAGTTGGAGAGAGCTATAAGGGGAGATCACCGCAGGGCTGCAGAGAGCCAGGCTGAACAGCATCCTGATG AGGAGAGTTTCCGCTGGAAGTCTGACCTGGCCGGGCAGGCAGCATCAAACTTCCGACAGAGGCAGGCAGACAGGATCAACTACAGGAAACTCATTTACGGCAAAG ATGAAGAGGAAGAGAGGCCTGAGGGTGAGGATGAGGATGAGATCGGGGGTCTGTTCAGGGTGCTGAAACAGAAGAGTGAGGCCCAGACAAACAGTCGCCTCTCCATCAACAGCACTGACTGTACCAAGTGTCACGTGCACAACGCCTCGGTGGATGCTGTGGAACAG CTGAGAGAGATGATAGCGGACTGTTTTGTGACGGGAAAGTGGGAGGAGAACCAAGATGCAGCTGCCCTTCTGGAGAAGGATG ATGAAATGTATGGGGATTTCGAGGACCTAGAGACGGGAGAGAGCCATACAGGAGCGGAGCCCCCTGTGGCTGGTTCCAGTAATGACAATGAGGGTGGTGATGAACAGGGGGACAACACTGGAGAGGAGGAAA AGCCAGTTCCAAAGAAGAAGAGTGAGATGAGTGGGGAGGAGCGAAGGGCAGAGAAGAAACGCAAACTGAAGGAGATGTTTGATACCACGTACGATATGAAGGGAGATACAGAGTTCTATGATAACTGGAAGGAGGAGATGGCCAACCAGGCAAAG ATGAACAAGTCTGTGTTTGAGGACATGGAGGATGATTTACGTGTGCAGTATGAGGGTTTCCGGGCGGGAATGTACGTCCGTGTGGAGATACATGGGGTCCCCTGCGAGTTTGTCACCAACTTTGACCCCTCATACCCCCTCATTATCGGGGGCCTTCTCAGTGTGGAAAATAATGTGGGATATGTGCAG ACCCGTTTCAAGAAGCACCGCTGGCACAAGCGTATCCTGAAGAACCAGAACCCTCTGATATTCTCTCTGGGGTGGCGCAGATTCCAGTCCATGCCCCTGTACTCCATACAGGACCACAACATGCGCAACCGCCTCCTCAAGTACACGCCAGAACACATGCATTGTCAAGCATCATTCTGGG GTCCCATAACACCACAGGGTACAGGGTTACTGGCTGTAGAGAATGTGGCCCAGGTTACA GCAGATTTCCGTATCGCGGGTACGGGGGTCATACTGGAACTGGATAAGTCTATGCAGATTGTCAAGAAACTCAAGCTCACTGGCACACCACtcaaaatatacaagaaaacGGCCTTTATACAG GGCATGTTTAACTCTACCCTGGAGGTGGCCAAATTTGAGGGTGCCAGTATTCGCACAGTAAGCGGTATCCGTGGTCAAATTAAGAAGGCAGCCAAGACACCCGAGGGAGCCTACAGGGCCACATTTGAGGACAAGATCCTTCTCAGTG ACATTGTGTTCCTGAGAACGTGGTTCCCGGTGGAGGTTCCCCAGTTCTACAACCCGGTCACCAGCCTGCTGTTACCACACGACCAGAAACACACCTGGACTGGCCTCAAAACTGTTGGTCAGCTCAGAAGGGAGAAAAATGTGAAAGCAAAATTCTCTACAGACTCAATATACAAG ACTGTGGAACGGAAGAGCCGTACGTACACGCCCCTGTCCATTCCTAAGTCCCTCCAGAAGACGTTGCCCTTCAAGGACACCCCCAAGGTCATCGCTGCCCAGAAGGACACAGTGAAGAGGGTGGCTATCATTAGAGAACCACATGAAGCAAAG GTTGACAAGATGGTAAGCATGCTTCGTAAGCTGCATGAACACAAGAACCGCACACAGCACCAAAATATGCGGGAGCGTGCCTCAAAGCACCAGAAAATTCGGGAAAAATCTGATGGTGCTCGCATGCAGCGACAAAAGGAAGtcaagaaaaatgttttcagaATGCTGGGTAAAATGGAGaagagaaaaaacaaacacaacaggGACTGA